Sequence from the Phalacrocorax carbo chromosome 8, bPhaCar2.1, whole genome shotgun sequence genome:
CTGGCCTCCAACACTGGCTGGCTGGTGTCTTCAGGGAGAGCTCAGGCAGGAATCATTTCAGCCTAAGGCCTGGGCTACGTCTGCCTCCCAGAGTGCTGGGTAGGAGTGCAGGAGAGAGTAAATCAGTCAGCTTTGAGGCTTGGAAACAGATCCAGGCTGTTTGCAGAGCCGCACCAGCTGGCAGCTGCATAAAAAGCActggaggcagctgcagagccagaaGGAATGTTACTCTATTTGTCTTTATTCAGCAGAGTTGTAGTTGGTTCAGTGTtttcaggagaagaaataataatagcaTTTCCATCTCCTGCATTCTCCCTTGTGGCACAGCATGTTGTCAAGTCATCCAGAGCCTCACTAGGTAACGCCAAAGATGGGCTGTTGGTAGAGAAGAGCTGTTCTTggctttctcctcctttcccaaaTGGAAATACTCCCCAGTGTGGGGCAGAAGGCTCTCTGGCTAAATTGACCATCTCGTGTGGCATGCTGGGGCCTTTTGCCCTAAAATTTCACAGTGGTCtctggcagggagaggagcaggaagaCCTAATACCTCCTGTGGAGAGAAACAAATCAAAAGAGAAGATTTTGAACCAGGTTTTCCATCAGCTTTGTACTTCATAGAGGGGCCAGActattttttgtttggctttgcaGTTCACTGCAGCCAGATGCCTTCAGACTGGTATTGCCTGTGTACCCTCTTGAGGCTTATGGTCAGTATTGAAACCAAAGAGCTCATCAGTAAGGAGTAAAACTCTCCAGTCTAGCTCTAGTGCAGTATTAAAACTTGATTGCAAAGTAATCAAGAGGCTGAGCAGCAAGCTCCTGTGCTGCCGAGTCACACGCATGTGGAATTTGCTTTGGAAAACGACAGTTGCCAGCAAGGCCTGCTCAGAAATGCCAATTTTAGTTAAAAACTTCCATCAAATGCCAGGTGGTATCCGTACCTGAATAGTTCTGTGCTCGGTGAGCTTTCTTGACATCTTGCTGAGCCAGGGTGGTTGGCAGGAGAGAGCTTTCAGAGAGCTCTCTAGCATTGAAGCAGACAGAACAGCTTTTGCTTACAACCTGCTGCTCAGGGGAGATAGCCTGTGCTGGACTTATGATTAATTCAGGGAGCTAACTGTGGCTACAGCTTTTATCCTCCTTTTAGCTTCTCATACTGAGCTAAGCTGCACTGGAGGTGGGGGGCATCAGTTGAGTCAAATCACAGTGCCCTCCTGGCTGGCTCTGAGTAGAAAGGCTGGTGTTTCTGTCCTTTCCTACCCAGGTGGGATATGAACTGAATGCCTCTCTCCTGCCAGGAAACATCTGTAGCTCtgtgggcaggggtgggggaagcatGAGCCCTTCAGACCAGGCTGCAAGTCAGCACAACAGCAGCTTCTGGGCCAATGTCCTTCCTGTTCTTGTCGTTGTGGTGTCCTCAGTGCCTTCCAGCACTGGACAAGTGTGGGATCAGGGACTTCTAGGTTCAGTTTCCTGTGCAAGTCTGTGGGTTGATTTCCCCAGCTTGCAGTGAGGATGGGAGGCAGCATCAGGACAGCAAGGCTGTAAAGGCTGCATGGTGTGGTCAGTTGCTCTCCTTGCTTCCTGTCCCCCTCAGGAAGGTCTCAACGAGCTGAACAGCACAGCCATCAAACCCCAGGTGAAGCCCTGGATCAACCTATTCCTCTCTGTCTCTCACAACATCGAGGAGGTAAGGCTTAGCATTCTCTGCTTCCAGCCGTACTGCTGCACTCTCCAtcctctgctcagcagcacagtCAGAGCAACTTCGTTCTCATTCCCCTCAGTTCTCTGCTGTTTCCTTGGCACAGAGCAACAGTAGAGTACCCAGAACTTGCTCTGCACCCCAGCCTGGAAAGGGGCATTTTCGATAGAGAGGAGCTTGAGAAAATGGAAGGCATGCAGTGCTGCTCCAGGAGGAACCTCCCTTCCTGTCCTCTGGGCCGTTTGCCGCTGTTCACACAGGCCACATAAACAGCCGTTTTTGTATTTCAATACCAGGAGGAGTTCAGCGACTATGAAGCTAACGATCCGTGGGTCCAGCAGTTCATTGTCAATCTGGAACAGCAGATGACAGAGTTCAAGGTGAgagaatggggggggggggggggggaacgacGGACATGGCAGCCTGCCAGGCTTTGGCCAAACCTCCACATGGGGAATGGTGAACAGAGGTGTCCTCTGGTGCCTTGCAGGGCTCTTAGAGACCCAGTCACCCCCTTCTCCTGCAATTATCAAAGCCTGCTTGCAAGCTCCACGTACCTGGATCACTTCTGTGATGCACTCCACTCGCTGAGCCTGCAAGTGATGGGTCTTTATGTGAAAGCTCTCAtagggttgggttttgtggACCTCTGCTCAGTTGTTCGTGACAAGAACGACACGGGTTTCTGCTTCCAGGCTGGACTGTCTCCAGTGATTTATGATACCCTCACTGGTCTTATGACCAGTCTCATAGCCATTGAACTGGAGAAAGTGCTGCTCAAATCCACCTTCAGCAGGGTAAGCAAAGTCTGTTGTCTACCCTTAATCTGCTTGACAGCAAACCCTCAGTgaagggctggggtggggcagAGGCGTTACTACCCTCAGAGAAGCTCTGCCACCACTGGTGGCCAGCTTAGGGAGACCTTGCATTAGCATACCCAGGGAGAAAGTGTATTTTGTGATGGGGCTGGGAAGAGCTTGCATCAATAAGGGCCTGGCTTTTAAAGTGGGTCTAAACATAAGCCAGTGTAACCTCCAATAAATGGTACTCCTGCTCAGATACCTCCCCATGCTCCCTTTTGTTAATTGTGTGTTCGGCACAACCCCTGGGCCTGCTTGGAGAGTTAACAGAGCTCCTTGGTCCCCACAGCTTGGAGGCCTGCAGTTTGACAAGGAGCTGAGGTCGCTCATAGCCTATCTCACCACAGTCACCACCTGGACTATCCGTGACAAGTTTGCCCGTCTTTCCCAGATGGCCACCATCCTCAATCTGGAAAGGGTGAGCTGCGCTTTGTCTTCTTTTACTGGGGGATTGCGGGAGAGCCAGTTGGACTCCATGTGGGTTTAACTGGGCTCATCCAGATGTTGTCACACCTATGGGGTAtggagaagctggaaaagttgCCCCGAGCCTCATGGGTGTTTGCCTGAAGCGGTTTGTGGCAGGAAATGCTGTGACCATAGCTAGAGTTTGAACTCTGCTGTGAGGGTGGTTGGTGCTGAGTTGTCTCCTGCagctctcttctttctccaggTGACAGAGATCCTGGATTACTGGGGCCCAAACTCAGGCCCACTCACCTGGCGCCTTACTCCTGCCGAAGTCCGGCAAGTGCTGGCTCTCCGAATCGACTTCCGCAGTGAGGATATCAAGCGCCTGCGCCTGTAGTTGGTCAGTGCTTGGGTCAGCATTACGCTAGAGGTAGCAGCAGGAAGGCTACAGCCCTGGAGCCTGCCCAGGTCATGCCCTGGGGCATGCTGGCTGTTAGATggtgtggggttggggtgacatCTGCCCTTCTGCTCGTGTTCATCAGAGCAAGGGGCCAGGGAAAAAGAGCTGCCATCCTTTTGtgagagcaggaaaaaaggcagcagaggaatCTCTCACGCTGAGAGCAGCATGACactatttctgaaaacacatgCAAGTCTGAGGGACAAGCTTGTGCTAACTCCTGATTCCCTTCATTCCGCTGCCCTGCAGGAGGTCACAGGTCAGGAAATCTGGGGGCTGTTGAGGTGTGATTCAGATACAGGTCTGCAGAGAGCATTCTACCCATGCTGCTGGCCACAAGGTGTGTTCCTTCTATGCCACCAGTTTAAGGGTCAGCTACTGCCATCCGACACATCCTAACCCCTGGCACTTTCCTAGTGGCTCTGTAGAAGGGGAAGAGGAGTGATTTCCTTGTGGGTAGGGTGCTTGGAAAATCCTTAGAATCCGCTGCAGGAAGGGGGGCTGTGTCCCTGCTGGCTGACTGTGCCCTGTACGCTACTCCAAATAAACCTTGcctggctgagcagcagccttggggtgtgtgtgtgcctgcgaGCCCCGAGGGAACGATGTGGGACAAGAGCTATGCACCATTTTTCTTCATCTACCCTGTGCCACAGCATCAAGAGGTTCTTCCTGTCATCCCCCATACTGCTGGCATTGGCACACAGTGAGTACAAACATCCCTGAGATGGTGCCAGCCTGCCCTCCCCTGCTGTCCCATCGCCCAGGGCTGTGGAGGGCCATATCCAGCCCCTGCATGCGGTTCCTGTCATGCCCACCCCTGGAAGAGCTTTGCCCCCCACATTGCTGGGGCCTTGCTCTcctgcagggaggaaggaaCCCTGCTAGGGACAGAGCAGCATAAACTCATGCTGGGAACaagctttttttattcaaatagACTGCAGCAACTAGTAACTCACTGCAGAAATAGTATCTCAGCACAGGAGAGGGACTTGATTTCACATCCAGGTTCATCCTTGGTGCAGGAGCACAGCACACTGAACAGGCAGCGTGGGCCCCTGGTACTGGAAGAGCAGGAAGGTTCCTACTAGAAGCAGTGCAACAAATGCTATTCTCTCCCCTTTGGAGAGCCAGGAAAACTGAACTGAAACCCCCAAATCAGCCTGGAGGCCCTAGCAAACTGTCCTTCCAGTAAGGCCACCCTCCAGGGACTGTTTGGCCTGCCCAGCTCGTCACAGCTTCTCCAGCCACTGGCTTTTGGGGCAAGTAGCAGCACAAAAAGGCCACATCAAGATGGAAGGCacctgctggagctggctgaagGAGCTGCCTCTAAAGTAGCAGGGATTTCCCTGCTTTGGAAGGCAGCTGGCTGCTCCCTCCCCTGCGCTGTGTATGTGCCAGGAGTGGGTCACGGCTGAAGTTCTTCACACAGCCACGTCCCCTGCAGGGTGAGCGCTGTCCTCTGGATCACATCCCACAACCTCCACAGAGAAACCACCTGTGTCCACCTCAATGCTGTGGATACTGAAGTTGCCCAGTCcctaggaaaaatattttttaaaaaaatgttatgggTTGGGACAGGAGCCAGCAAGGGACCTGTTCTCACCTCCATGCTCCTGGGGAGGGTTAAGGGGACAAAAAGCAATCGCAGCCCACTTGTGGTGGAGCGAGATGCTTCTAGTGTTTGTGCTACTTAAAGCAAGTTTCTGCAAGCCACCTGCAGCAGTGACCCACCTAAGCGCTTACATCTCACCTCGCTTTTAGCTAGAATTTGGTGCAATGCCTCTTTCTGCTGAGGGCCTTTGGTTAAGACATAAAGgaagccgccgccgccagccccagCCAAGCACTGCCCATAGATATAGGGCTGGAGAGCATCCATCATGCGCCCGACAGCCAGTGGCTCGCACCCTGGGGCCAtgcatttcttttgctgccAGTACCGGTCCAGACACTTGCCGATGAGCGGTAGGTTACCTGCAGGAGAGGTTATTGCAAACGTTTTGCCTCTATTTCTTGCCCAAGGGGCACAAACCTATCCCTGCCTCTCCTGTTCAGCCCAAGCTGAATTCAGCTTTCTCATCTATCCAGTTCCTGCTGGCTCTGGCTGCCGAGCAAGCAAACCCAGCCCTCGCATgttggtgtttatttttaatcctcCACAGGGGGAGAATTTGCTTGCTTTAATGCTCTACAGCATCCCAGCAGCCAAAGGCCAGATGAATCTACCGCACAGGCTAGGCACAGCCCCTAGCCCCATCATGGACAGctcacagaaaattaaacagaCTTGGCATGTCTAACCCCCCTCCTCATGTCTTCGCTCAAACCTGAATTTTGGGGCATTGCCTGTAACGTGCCAGTGGGCCTAGGGGACGATTTGAggcttctgcagctgcaagaACCTGAACCCCCCCCCagcttttcccccctccatgACTACACAGACTATCCCCAGGGAAGTCTGTGTTGTGTCAGTCATTAAAAGGGCCAGCCTGGCCCAGAGAGGGGGGGCGCACACCTTGCCTCAAGGCCTGGGCACACTCCTCGGCGTTGCTCACCAGCGCGTCAGCATTTTGCACAGTTGAGGGCAGCCTGGCATACCAGTTCCTCACCACATCCTGCAAGGGGCCACCAGAACATCCCCGTCACCATCCGTatggctccagcagcacccagggaaGTAGTGCTGCACCCGCAGCCTTCAGTGCCGGCTCCCATCGGGGTGGCAAAGTTCTGCACCAGCGAAGGGGACAGGCACAAAGGCCACGGGGTGAGCAGAGGCCAGAGCCCGCAGCACCCAGGTGTTACCTGAAGCAGGTTGCGGGCCAGGCGAGTCTTCCCCGTGTACACCAGCAGTAAGTGATCGTTGAGGGTCTGGGTAAAACCATTGGGCACCGGGATCTTCTCCACCTCCACCCTGagtggcagctgggcttttgACCTCCCAATTTTGAAGCCGGGCACAAGCCCGCCCACCTGGTCCTGCCAACCGCCACCTGCAGGGCAGAGGGTCCTTAGCCACCGCCAGGTCCCCCAACCCCACAGCCTGGCCAATCCCCCCAGCCACTACCTGTTGTGAGCTTCTGCTCCAGGTGCAGCACGGCGTGGATGAGGGACTCTGTGCTGGCAGACTTCCCAGCTGCCCGGTACAGTGATGCCATCACTGCTCctgccaggatgctgctggtgcCTGCAGGGAACACAGGCAGGGCACCAGGGTAGCAAGGCACCACACGTGCCCCgtgagagctggggctgggctaCTGGCTGTGGGGCAGTAAGGCGGATGCCCCATCCCAGTGCTTGCAGCAGGAGGGActccccagccctctccctgcAGATTTACCAAGGCCAGACCCGTGGGGCAGCTTGGACCAGGTGTGCACCTCAAACCCACCCCCGAAGCTCTCCATCAGCTGGGCCCACAAGGATTTCTGCGAGGGGAACTGCACGACTTGGGTGCAGATGAAGGCAGCTTTGAGCAATGCTCCTGGcaacaaaaggagaaagcaaagctgatgTTTGCTGCACTATCTGCTCCCTCATCCCATTGTCCCCAAAAAGGGCCACCCTGGCACCATGGGGTCAGGACACCAAGGGGACATCAGGGATACAGAGCCAGGCCATGCAGCTGGTGACACTTCACCTGGCGCGTGCGGCTGGCAGTAATCCTGCAAGTGCTCCAGCTCCCGGCACACCAGCTCCACCGCTGCCTCGCTCTCTGGTGTCCCACTGAAGCTGACAAGGCGCAGCTCTGGCTCGTGAATGCGCCGCACCCTGGCACCAATGGGCCGGCACCCatccaccagcactgccacgTCCACCACAGCACCCCCATGCTCGTATGTGATGGGGGGCGTGTCGCTCCAGCCACCTGCCAATGCTCACCTTCAGCTCTCCACGGCACCCCAACTTCTTTTCCCCCACATCACGGGCCAAGACATCCATCTGGAGGGATGCACTCACCAGAGAGGTCCAGGCGGGCCGGACACGCCACCTGCACCCAGTGCCCCAAGGGTGGTAGCTCCGCCTGCCCCACAGTGACAAACTGGCATGAGGACATCACCGCCTGCCGGATGAGGATCTGCTCGGCCCCCTCGTAATGCCGAGCTGCTCTGACCAGCAGAGCTGGCCTGGGAAAAGAGAGACACTGAGCCCACTACCACAGCTTCCTGAATGCCAATGACTGGGACAGGGCAGCGGCTGCTCACCAGCCCCAGCCTCACCTGCTCATCCACTTCTGCCGCTCAGCTGCCAGCTCCCGGACGCCACTGGCAATGTCCCCACTCTCCAGGTGCCCGAAAGCCGAAGCCCACTCCTTGTTGGCAGCGGGCCCGCTCCGCAAGCCCCCTTCCCCTTGTgccatgcagcccaggacatcAGCGATGCAGGCAAGAGCTCGGGCTGCAATGCCAGTGTCACCAGCCGTGGAGGCAACTAGAAGACAAAAGGAGGCTGCAAAGCCATAGCCAGGCTGCAGCTTGCCCCAAACCAGCCCAGTTCTGCAATAAGCCAGCTCCAGGGGAGAGGGACTCACATGGCTTGTGCTCACCCTGGCTTGTTTGATGCCCTGGGGGTGCACCCCACGGGCTCTTACTGGAGGGCCTGGGGAGCACCTGACATCCCCAATGCCCAGAGATGTGAGGCACAGCTTGTGGAAGTCCAGCTCACCCTCGTCCAGCGTGCCCAGCACAGCTTCATGGTAGCCCTCGTGGACGGCGCTGCGGGCAAGCGGTAGGAGGCTGCTGTCCTGGCGCCCCAGCAGCACCCGCCGCACCTTGCGCTGGCCCTGCAGGAAGAAGAGGGCCCGGCGGGCACGCAGCTCGGCCGCCTTgtccaggcagggcagcagctcctgccaggacaTGCGCCAGGCTGCCCGCCAGCGTGCCAGCCGCACACTGGCCACTGGTGCCGGGgccagcagccacagcacatcctccagccccagcgCCTCGCAAGCGTGCAGCACTGGGAACAGCCGGGCATTGAGCAGGCAGCGACTCCTCCGTGGCATCTCAGCATCCCAAAGGTCCCCTTCCCTGACAGAAGGAGAACCCGTCATCACCACCCCAGAGCTCAAGGACGTCTTCCAGGAGGGGAGGCGGGCCACAGGATGGATTGGGGTGGCCATGACACCTTTCACTGCAGCCATCCCCAGAAGAGCCAGTCTCCTGTCCCATCCTGGCATGTGGCACCTACCGTATGCCCGTCCGATGGAAAAACTCAGCCCAGGTCATGTTCAAGTAGGTGGCCTCTTCGgcagggctctgcagggggatggAGGGGCTGGTTACACCTCGGCTTCACAGGAAGCCTTGTGCCACCTCGCTGCCCCTGTACCTGCCAGTCGTCAAGGCAGCCAGTGAGCGTGAACACGCGGCAGGGCAGGTCTCGCAGCCGGATGTGGTGGCCTTGCAGGATGACGTCACGCAGGGGACAGCCCTGCAGGGCCAGTGAGGAGCCTATGGCAAGGCCcgagaggaggcagccaggaCCGATCTCCAGAGGACCCTGCAGAAGAGACAGTGAGGCCCTGATTGGCACTGTCATTGCCAGAGCAGCCCCCAAACCAGAGCTAGACCCCAACCTTGGAAGGGGACAACCACCCCAGAAGACAAGCTggggccagcaggagccaggtGCCAGAAGGACACACTTTGTCATGGAGCTGCAGGGATGTGGACTGCAGAAATTCAGGCCAGACAACAGCATCCAGGGCTCACAGCCATGGCAAAGCCCCCAGGGAGGGACAGCTGAGGGTGTTACTCTCCTCCCCTTTCCTAGGGACGACAGCCACCAGTGTTGCCAGTACCAGCCAAAAggcagccaggaggaggaacAACACCCCATATCTCAGAGCCATGGGtcccccatcccagccaggGTCACCACGCCCTGCTGCCCATTCAGTGGACTGAGAACTCTAGGTCACCCTCACCCCAGCCACCTACCTGGATGTGACAGTGCTGGATGACGCTGCCAGCTGCCAGCTGCACGGCTCCTTCCAGCAGGGAATTGGTGACCGAAGAGCCGTCCTCCaggaggcagggctgctgccaggggTACAGAGGTACGTGGGACCAGGATCTGGCCACGCAGCCCAGagcaacccccaaaaaacatgTGTGAGCAAGGCTGGGGATGGAAGGACATACGTCCACGTGGGAATGGGCTGTTTTGCAGAAGCGGAGGTGGCTGGCAGAGCCGGGCAGGAGCGTCAAGCTGCGGATATGGTCGCTTGCAGAGGTGGTCATGTAGTCATAGGATGAACCGGGGATGCAGGCTGCAGGGTGGTCAGGAGAGTCATCAGCACATCAACAGCGGGTGTGCCCGACACCCACGTGAGCCAAGGGCAGCCACGCTGAACATCCCCAGTCaaaggggtggggagagaagacCTGGGGACCCACAGCTGTAGGGAGAAACAGCTGGGTGCTAGGCCCTGAGCACCCCATCTCTCCCCACACAGGGGAAGAGGGCCCAGGGATGGATCACTTCACATGCACCCACCACAGCATCACTCACCCATGCTAAGAGGGAAGGTGTGGAGCGCTGTCCACAGCACGGAGCGGGCACTCCTCACACTGGCATCACCACTGCCCTTTATGAAATCCTCCTCTGTCATCCCCGCTGCCATGCACAGCACGATGTCAAAGAagagggagagctggggagagaagggacCTGATgggtgcagctgggctggccGATGCAGCCACCCTGAGCCCCACCCTGCTGCTATGtgctcccctcctgccacctctcctgcccaaatctggcagcagaggggaaaacagGCCCCACAGAGATGCCCAGCAGTGGCACCCATGGGGCAAGGGGTCCCGTCTCCCACAGAGGGGCTGTAACCTGGATGGGTGGTGCCCCCGAGTCCAGCCCCAAGTAGGTGCAGGCATCCAGAGGAGGGATGACGTGGGTGGCCAGAAGCTGCTCAGTGGCATCCGAGGAGAAGAAAACCACCCCGCAGACCTGCCAGggcacagcagagctgaggaCACAGCCATGGTGACATGAGGgacagggctggcagggccacTGACAACTGAGCTGTGCCATACCAGTGGGACTGTGCCATCAGGTCCTGCGCACTGCTGGATCTGCGCCTCTGTGCCTTTGTAGATGATGTCGCACACCAGCCCCTGGGAGCAAGACCACCCCAATGAGCTCTTCAGGGTGCCCCAAGCCAAGCagctgtggcagggctgggacctCAGCACCCAAGGGACCGAAGGGGGGGATGACCCTTGTGCCTCCAAGGGATGCCCCTTGAAGGGGGAGCTGCTCTGGACCTGCTCATCAGTGAGGTAGACCCCATGGTTCTTGGCATACTCCTGACTCCCAGGCACTGCGATCACTCTGACGCCCTGGAAGCCATTCCAGTCAATTCCTGGGGAGAGGAACAGAGACCAGTGCCCACTGGGGCAGTGAACATACCCATGCTGGGCACAACTGCCTGAAAACTGGGCCCGCAGCAGAGACGGTTACAGCAA
This genomic interval carries:
- the FCSK gene encoding L-fucose kinase isoform X1; protein product: MAAAAVEWSVVLLTCQRGGCVSAFQRELEVRRLRGGLGPRPPQLLLAVEDPWARLGSGGATLNALLVAAEHLSARAGCTVVTADVLREARILIMHMGRDFSFDDCGRAFTCLPVEEPGAPAEALVCNLDSLLGTMTHRLCVGSPPGVWVCSTDMLLTVPSAPGIDWNGFQGVRVIAVPGSQEYAKNHGVYLTDEQVQSSSPFKGHPLEAQGSSPPSVPWVLRSQPCHSCLAWGTLKSSLGWSCSQGLVCDIIYKGTEAQIQQCAGPDGTVPLVCGVVFFSSDATEQLLATHVIPPLDACTYLGLDSGAPPIQLSLFFDIVLCMAAGMTEEDFIKGSGDASVRSARSVLWTALHTFPLSMACIPGSSYDYMTTSASDHIRSLTLLPGSASHLRFCKTAHSHVDQPCLLEDGSSVTNSLLEGAVQLAAGSVIQHCHIQGPLEIGPGCLLSGLAIGSSLALQGCPLRDVILQGHHIRLRDLPCRVFTLTGCLDDWQSPAEEATYLNMTWAEFFHRTGIREGDLWDAEMPRRSRCLLNARLFPVLHACEALGLEDVLWLLAPAPVASVRLARWRAAWRMSWQELLPCLDKAAELRARRALFFLQGQRKVRRVLLGRQDSSLLPLARSAVHEGYHEAVLGTLDEVASTAGDTGIAARALACIADVLGCMAQGEGGLRSGPAANKEWASAFGHLESGDIASGVRELAAERQKWMSRPALLVRAARHYEGAEQILIRQAVMSSCQFVTVGQAELPPLGHWVQVACPARLDLSGGWSDTPPITYEHGGAVVDVAVLVDGCRPIGARVRRIHEPELRLVSFSGTPESEAAVELVCRELEHLQDYCQPHAPGALLKAAFICTQVVQFPSQKSLWAQLMESFGGGFEVHTWSKLPHGSGLGTSSILAGAVMASLYRAAGKSASTESLIHAVLHLEQKLTTGGGWQDQVGGLVPGFKIGRSKAQLPLRVEVEKIPVPNGFTQTLNDHLLLVYTGKTRLARNLLQDVVRNWYARLPSTVQNADALVSNAEECAQALRQGNLPLIGKCLDRYWQQKKCMAPGCEPLAVGRMMDALQPYIYGQCLAGAGGGGFLYVLTKGPQQKEALHQILAKSEGLGNFSIHSIEVDTGGFSVEVVGCDPEDSAHPAGDVAV
- the FCSK gene encoding L-fucose kinase isoform X7, with amino-acid sequence MAQSHCSAVPWQVCGVVFFSSDATEQLLATHVIPPLDACTYLGLDSGAPPIQLSLFFDIVLCMAAGMTEEDFIKGSGDASVRSARSVLWTALHTFPLSMACIPGSSYDYMTTSASDHIRSLTLLPGSASHLRFCKTAHSHVDQPCLLEDGSSVTNSLLEGAVQLAAGSVIQHCHIQGPLEIGPGCLLSGLAIGSSLALQGCPLRDVILQGHHIRLRDLPCRVFTLTGCLDDWQSPAEEATYLNMTWAEFFHRTGIREGDLWDAEMPRRSRCLLNARLFPVLHACEALGLEDVLWLLAPAPVASVRLARWRAAWRMSWQELLPCLDKAAELRARRALFFLQGQRKVRRVLLGRQDSSLLPLARSAVHEGYHEAVLGTLDEVASTAGDTGIAARALACIADVLGCMAQGEGGLRSGPAANKEWASAFGHLESGDIASGVRELAAERQKWMSRPALLVRAARHYEGAEQILIRQAVMSSCQFVTVGQAELPPLGHWVQVACPARLDLSGGWSDTPPITYEHGGAVVDVAVLVDGCRPIGARVRRIHEPELRLVSFSGTPESEAAVELVCRELEHLQDYCQPHAPGALLKAAFICTQVVQFPSQKSLWAQLMESFGGGFEVHTWSKLPHGSGLGTSSILAGAVMASLYRAAGKSASTESLIHAVLHLEQKLTTGGGWQDQVGGLVPGFKIGRSKAQLPLRVEVEKIPVPNGFTQTLNDHLLLVYTGKTRLARNLLQDVVRNWYARLPSTVQNADALVSNAEECAQALRQGNLPLIGKCLDRYWQQKKCMAPGCEPLAVGRMMDALQPYIYGQCLAGAGGGGFLYVLTKGPQQKEALHQILAKSEGLGNFSIHSIEVDTGGFSVEVVGCDPEDSAHPAGDVAV
- the FCSK gene encoding L-fucose kinase isoform X6 gives rise to the protein MAAAAVEWSVVLLTCQRGGCVSAFQRELEVRRLRGGLGPRPPQLLLAVEDPWARLGSGGATLNALLVAAEHLSARAGCTVVTADVLREARILIMHMGRDFSFDDCGRAFTCLPVEEPGAPAEALVCNLDSLLGTMTHRLCVGSPPGVWVCSTDMLLTVPSAPGIDWNGFQGVRVIAVPGSQEYAKNHGVYLTDEQVQSSSPFKGHPLEAQGSSPPSVPWVLRSQPCHSCLAWGTLKSSLGWSCSQGLVCDIIYKGTEAQIQQCAGPDGTVPLVCGVVFFSSDATEQLLATHVIPPLDACTYLGLDSGAPPIQLSLFFDIVLCMAAGMTEEDFIKGSGDASVRSARSVLWTALHTFPLSMACIPGSSYDYMTTSASDHIRSLTLLPGSASHLRFCKTAHSHVDQPCLLEDGSSVTNSLLEGAVQLAAGSVIQHCHIQGPLEIGPGCLLSGLAIGSSLALQGCPLRDVILQGHHIRLRDLPCRVFTLTGCLDDWQSPAEEATYLNMTWAEFFHRTGIREGDLWDAEMPRRSRCLLNARLFPVLHACEALGLEDVLWLLAPAPVASVRLARWRAAWRMSWQELLPCLDKAAELRARRALFFLQGQRKVRRVLLGRQDSSLLPLARSAVHEGYHEAVLGTLDEVASTAGDTGIAARALACIADVLGCMAQGEGGLRSGPAANKEWASAFGHLESGDIASGVRELAAERQKWMSRPALLVRAARHYEGAEQILIRQAVMSSCQFVTVGQAELPPLGHWVQVACPARLDLSGGWSDTPPITYEHGGAVVDVAVLVDGCRPIGARVRRIHEPELRLVSFSGTPESEAAVELVCRELEHLQDYCQPHAPGALLKAAFICTQVVQFPSQKSLWAQLMESFGGGFEVHTWSKLPHGSGLGTSSILAGAVMASLYRAAGKSASTESLIHAVLHLEQKLTTGGGWQDQVGGLVPGFKIGRSKAQLPLRVEVEKIPVPNGFTQTLNDHLLLVYTGKTRLARNLLQDVVRNWYARLPSTVQNADALVTYRSSASVWTGTGSKRNAWPQGASHWLSGA